From a single Mus caroli chromosome X, CAROLI_EIJ_v1.1, whole genome shotgun sequence genomic region:
- the Lamp2 gene encoding lysosome-associated membrane glycoprotein 2 isoform X3, translating into MCLSPVKGAKLILIFLFLGAVQSNALIVNLTDSKGTCLYAEWEMNFTITYETTNHTNKTRTIAVPDKVTHDGSSCGDDQNSAKIMIQFGFAVSWAVNFTKEASHYSIHDIVLSYNTSDSTAFPDAVAKGVHTVKNPENFTVPLDVIFKCNSVLTYNLTPVVQNYWGIHLQAFVQNGTVSKNEQVCEKDQTVTTVAPIIHTTAPSTTTTLTPTSTPTPTPTVGNYSIRNGNTTCLLATMGLQLNITEEKVPFIFNINPATTNFTGSCQPQSAQLRLNNSQIKYLDFIFAVKNEKRFYLKEVNVYMYLANGSAFNISNNNLSFWDAPLGSSYMCNKEQVLSVSRAFQINTFNLKVQPFNVTKGEYSTAQECSLDDDTILIPIIVGAGLSGLIIVIVIAYLIGRRKTYAGYQTL; encoded by the exons gaGCCGTTCAGTCCAATGCATTGATAGTTAATTTGACAGATTCAAAGGGTACTTGCCTTTATGCAGAATGGGAGATGAATTTCACAATAACATATGAAACTACAAACCACACCAAT aaaACTAGAACCATTGCAGTACCTGACAAGGTGACACATGATGGAAGCAGTTGTGGGGATGACCAGAATAGTGCCAAAATAATGATACAATTTGGATTCGCTGTCTCTTGGGCTGTGAATTTTACCAAGGAAGCATCTCACTATTCAATTCACGACATCGTGCTTTCCTACAACACCAGTGATAGCACAGCATTTCCTGATGCTGTAGCtaaag GAGTTCATACTGTTAAAAATCCTGAGAATTTCACAGTTCCATTGGATGTCATCTTTAAGTGCAATAGTGTTTTAACTTACAACCTGACTCCTGTTGTTCAGAACTATTGGGGTATTCACCTCCAAGCTTTTGTCCAAAATGGTACAGTGAGTAAAAATG AACAAGTGTGTGAGAAAGACCAAACTGTCACCACTGTGGCACCCATCATTCACACCACTGCCCCGTCGACTACAACCACACTCACTCCAACTTCAACACCCACTCCAACTCCAACTGTTGGAAACTACAGCATTAGAAATGGCAATACTACCTGTCTGCTGGCTACCATGGGGCTGCAGCTGAACATCACAGAGGAGAAG gtgccttttatttttaacatcaaCCCTGCCACAACCAACTTCACCGGCAGCTGTCAACCTCAAAGTGCTCAACTTAGGCTGAACAACAGCCAAATTAAGTATCTTGACTTTATCTTTGCTGTG aaaaatgaaaaacggTTCTATCTGAAGGAAGTGAATGTCTACATGTATTTGGCTAATGGCTCAG cttTCAACATTTCTAACAACAACCTTAGCTTCTGGGATGCCCCTCTGGGAAGTTCTTATATGTGCAACAAAGAGCAGGTGCTTTCTGTGTCTAGAGCATTTCAGATAAATACCTTTAACCTAAAGGTGCAACCTTTTAATGTGACAAAAGGAGAGTATTCTACAG CCCAGGAGTGTTCGCTGGATGATGACACCATTCTAATACCAATTATAGTTGGTGCTGGTCTTTCAGGCTTGATTATCGTTATAGTGATTGCTTACCTAATTGGCAGAAGAAAGACCTATGCTGGATATCAGACTCTGTAA